One window from the genome of Bacillus kexueae encodes:
- a CDS encoding DUF4871 domain-containing protein, protein MRKKLLLLIVFSIVFVMAACKSEETIKEEKWEENSPTFTNEYGEMFGKEGSIGIIGSKTVTKNGQKWMWHFWGTEDISYKEWEVKAFKQGEEEAVNPLTSKDEQLTPRGDEISGHARSSVLFPSSGLWKLKVYIDGEYFDEIIVDITQE, encoded by the coding sequence GTGAGAAAAAAACTGTTGTTGTTGATTGTGTTTAGTATTGTTTTTGTAATGGCTGCTTGTAAATCGGAAGAAACAATTAAAGAAGAAAAATGGGAAGAAAATAGCCCGACTTTTACGAATGAGTATGGGGAGATGTTTGGAAAAGAAGGTAGTATTGGAATTATTGGTTCTAAAACGGTTACAAAAAATGGACAAAAGTGGATGTGGCATTTTTGGGGAACAGAAGATATATCTTACAAAGAATGGGAAGTAAAAGCCTTTAAACAAGGCGAAGAAGAAGCGGTAAATCCATTAACATCTAAAGATGAACAATTAACTCCTCGTGGTGATGAAATAAGTGGACACGCTCGTTCATCAGTATTGTTTCCTTCATCAGGACTATGGAAGTTAAAGGTTTATATTGATGGAGAATATTTTGATGAAATTATTGTAGATATTACTCAGGAATGA